In the Desulfobacterales bacterium genome, CGCGCGCTGGGCTTGGTCATAGAAACGACCACTTGGACCGGGCCGGATATGCCGCATTTCATGAGCGAAGCCAGACCCCTTATTATCAAGATGATCGCCGACCGAAGGGATCGGAAACTTCTGGGGATACAGGTTGCGGGCATGGGCAACGGTGCGAAGCGACTGGATGTCGCTGCAGCGGTCATCTTGCTGGGTGGCTCGGTGGATCAAGTGGCAGACATTGATTACGGGTATGCGCCGCCGTTTTCACCGCCCCTGGATCCGCTGGCGGTTTGCGCGCACCTGATGCAGAATAAACTTGACGGGATAGCGAACGGCATTTCGTCAGCAGCGGCCCAATCAAAGATCGAAAAGGGAGAGGTCGTGCTCCTGGATGTCAGAACACCGGCTGAGGTCGCCGAAATAAACCTGCCATACGATTCCGTCCATATTCCCCTGGGTATGTTAAGGACTCGCGCGGGCGAGCTTCCGCAAGATCGGGAAATTTTGGCGTTCTGTAAAGTCAGTATGCGCGGATATGAAGCCCAACGGATTCTCAATGCCGCAGGATTTGATAAGGTCTCCTTTATTGAAGGCGGTATTGTCGGATGGCCGTATGCGTTGAAATGAACCCGATCCGCTATGAGCGATGGGCTTTTAGAGCGTCGCTCATAGCGCAGATCATCTCTCGACAATAAACCAGGGGTTGAGCAGATTTTCTTTGTTATAAACCAGCGGCGTGCCTGTATCGTGACGCACGACTCGCGCGCCGGCACACGCGGCGATGGCTTGGCCGGCGGCTGTGTCCCACTCCATGGTGGGTCCTAGCCGGGGGTAAATGGCGGCCCTGCCTTCGGCGATCCGGCAGAATTTCAGACTGCTGCCGGCCGGAATAAAGGTCACCTGATCGTATTCCCGGCGTTTTTTATCGACAAAGGCCTCAAGTTCAGGTGTGCTGTGGGAGCGGCTGCCGACAATGGTATAAGGCGCGGTTGTGGATTGGGGCAAGGGCAACCGCGCGCTAGCGGCCAGGACATCCATGAGCCTGATGCCGTTGTGACCCATGTCTGCGAATGCAATTCGCTCCGTCATGACGGGATCTTCAAGCATAAACGCCCCGATATCTGTTTCCGCAAAATAGGTGATTCCCAGCACCGGTACGCAAATGATGCCCATAACTGGAACCTGATTTTCAATCAAGGCGATGTTGACCGTAAACTCGTCATTTTTTTTGACGAATTCCTTGGTGCCGTCCAACGGGTCAATCAACCAGAATTTTTCCCAGGTCTTTCTCTCCTCAAACGGAATATTCCGGCCCTCTTCGCTTAAGATCGGAATCCTCAACGGGGAAAGCAGGTCGGTGATGATCTCGTGGGATCGCTGATCCGCGAGTGTCAGTGGCGAATCATCGGATTTATGGGCGACCGAAAAATCCGTCCGGTACACCTCGAGTGTCGCCTTTCCGGCCCGAATGGCGGCAATAAGTGCTCGCAGTAGAAGATGTTCCATATTGTTGTCCTATCAGCTATGAGCTATGAGCTATCAGCTATGAGCTATCAGCTATGAGCTATCAGCTATGAGCTATCAGCTCCCCTCAAATATACCCCTTCTGCCCCATCACCAGCAGCACCTCCTGCGCCGCCTCATCCGGTGTCAGATGGGTCGTATCAATAACAACCTCCGGGGATTCCGGTGCTTCATAGGGGTCGTCCACGCCCGTAAAGCCTTTGATCAAGCCGGCGCGGGCCTTGGCATACATGCCTTTTCGATCCCTTGTTTCACATTCTGCGATCGGGGTTGCGACATGAACCTCAATAAAGCCCCCATAGGCTTCGATAGTTTTTCTGATTTCGTTTCGTGTTGTTGCATAGGGTGCGATCGGGGCGCAAATCGCAATGCCCCGATTTTTTGTGATTTCGCTGGCGACAAATCCGATCCGCCGGACATTGATGTCACGGTGTTCCTTGGAGAAGCTGAGCTCCCTGGAAAGGTTTCTTCGAACGATATCACCATCCAGGAGGGTGACCGGGCGGTCGCCGATCTCCAGAAATCTGGAAAAAAGGACTTTGGCGATGGTGGATTTTCCGGCACCGGACAAGCCTGTCAGAAAAATGGTGACCCCCTGCTTTCGGGGAGGGGGGTAGGCGTTCAGCAATTCGTTGATGACTTCCGGAAAGGTGGCCCATTCCGGCACATGTCGGCCGCTGCGAATGCGGTCTCGAATCTGAGAGCCGTTTAATGAAATGGTCTGGGTTCCCGGTGATATTCGGTCCACTTGTCGGTATTCATCCTCAAAAGGCAAGTAGACCATTTCGTCAAAGGCGATGATGGTGATCCCGATTTCTTCGCTGTGTTGATCCGCCATTTTCGGGGCGGCATCTAAGGGGTAAAAAGATCTTCCTTCCTTGTCGGTCCCGGGTCCGGCATGATCCCTTCCGACAATGAAGTGGGTGCATCCGTAATTTTTTGCGATGATGGCATGCAACAACGCGGTTTTTGGCCCGGCCATTCGGGTGGCCAGCGGCAGCAAATTCAGCAGATGGGAATTCGGCGGATAATGCCGGCCCACTTCCCGGTAGCAGCGCACGCGCGTGAAGTGGTCAAAATCACCCGGTTTGCTCACGCCCGCAATGGGCAATAACAGCAGGTTGGCCTTGGCTTTTCGCATCGCTTCAAGGGTCATCTCGAATTGAGGCCGGTGAATCGGGTTTCGTGTGGTAAACCCCACCACCCGGTTCCATTCAAGTTTTTGATACATTTGACGGATTTCCCCCGGGGTTTGGCGAAGTTGCTTAAAGTCCGCATGAAGCGGCAGGCTGATCACTTCAACGGCGCCGCCGACATAATAATCGCCCGTCCGGTTCAACAAATAATGAACACCGGGGTGAGACGGATCCTGCGTGCCGAAAACCTGAACAGCCTCCTTCGGGTGATCCACCGGCCAGATGTCCTCAATGTGCATGATCGCCAGCAGAAAGCCCTCCATATCCCTCAAGGCCAGGGATTGGCCCACCTCAAGCCGCTTGGCGGTGATTTGGGAGATATCCAGGCAAATGGGGATGGGCCACAGGGTGTTATCCTGAAGCCGCATGCGGTCCAAAACCGACTCGTAATCCGCGCTCGTCATAAATCCTTTGAGCGGTGAAAAGGCGCCGGTGGCCAACAACTCAAGGTCACATAATTGTCGTTCATTCAAGCTGATCTCAGGCAGATTGAGAGAAATTTCTTTTAGCAAGGTTTGACGGGTTTCGTCCACAATGAGATTGACGAGTGACTTGCCGTATGGCACCATCGGTTCCGGCCCTTTCATGATGAATGTTCCAATGCTTGTGGTTGCGGCGGAAGACAATGCCGCCGAAACGGGTCTGTCCGCGCAGTTGCCGTGGAGTATAATAACAGGTTGGCGGGCGTGTCAAGGCTCTTGATGATCCAACTCCTTGAAAATACTTGACACAAGGAGAAATTAACCATAGAGAACGAATCGTTTTGAGTCCGGCTATTGTTAATGGGGGTGTTTTTACCGCTAATCGCCCCTCTGCAAGGATCGAACCGAATCGGGGCACAAATCGGGGAAACTTAGGTTATGGAAATAGGGCTTAAAGGCGTTGTCGTCATCGTTGGCGGGTACGGTTCCGGAAAGACCGAGGTGGCGATTAATCTGGCCGTGAATCAAAAGCGCAGGGGGGCAAAGGTTCGGGTGGCGGATCTTGATCTTGTCAATTTCTATTTTCGAACCCGGGAGGCGAAACACTATCTTGCCGACTTGGGGATTGATCTGGTGCTGCCACCTAAGCAATACATGAACGCCGATTTGCCGATCCTGGCGCCCGAAGTGGCGGGCATGATTCGACACCCTGCCGAACTGACGCTGCTGGATGTCGGCGGGGACGATGCCGGCGCCACCGTGCTGGCATCCCTTGCCGATGCGTTCAGCGGCAGGCCGTATCGCATGCTTCAGGTGGTGAATCCTTTTCGGCCGAATACGGCGACAATGGCCGGGTGCCTGAAAATACAAAAAGAAATTGAGGCAGCGTCCGGCATGACGATAGATGGTATTATCGGCAACGCCAATCTGATTGATGAGACCACCCATGAGGTGGTTCAGCAGGGCTATGTGTTTGTCTCGGCGTTATCCGATCATACCGGGTTGCCCCTTGAATTTATCACCGCATCAACGGATCTTTTGCCTCAGTTGGACACGGCGAGTTTTGGGTGTCCCATTCTGGCGATTGACAGGCGGCTTTCCATGCCGTGGACAAAAAAACAGATGGATTAATAACGTGTTAATTGAGGATGGGACTTCGAATGAACAAAAATGAGGAACAGGGCGCATCCCGGTTTTTGAATCTCAGAGTGCCTTCGCACATAGCGGCTATCAAACCTTATGAGCCGGGAAAGCCGCTCGATGAGTTGGAGCGGGAATATGGCATCAGTGACTCGGTGAAGCTGGCCTCCAATGAAAATCCCTTGGGGCCCTCTCCCCTGGCAGTCAACGCCATGGAAAAAGCCATGGGAAACCTCCATCGTTATCCGGATGGCGCAGCCTATCTTTTAAACGAGAAACTGGCCGGGCATTTAGACGTGCCGCGCAACGCCATTGTTCTGGGTAACGGTTCCGATGAAATTATCGGCATGTTGACGCGCGCACTGCTTCAGTCTGGAGATGAGGCCGTGCTTCCGAAACCGTCTTTTCTAATGTACGACATCATGATCCGTTGCGCGGACGCGAAACCCATCTACGTACCGCTCAATGGCCTGGCGATTGATCTGGACCGGATGGCCGAAGCGATCACGTCTAAAACGCGACTGATTTTTGTGAACAATCCCAATAACCCCACCGGAACCATCGTGACCCAAAATGAGTTTGAAGCCTTTCTGAAAAAAGTGCCGGAAGGCGTGGTGGTTGTCATGGACGAGGCGTATATCGAATTTGCTCGGGATGAGCGATGTGCCAGTGGCCTTGATTACCTGGACGGACCTGTTCCCGTCGTAACGCTGCGGACATTTTCAAAGGCTTATGGCCTTGCCGGTCTCAGGGTTGGCTATGGTGTCATGCCGGTTCCGCTTCAGGATCTTCTTAACCGGGTTAGACAGCCCTTCAACGTTAGTTCGCTTGCGCAAATTGCCGCAGTTCACGCCTTGGACGACACGGCGTTTTTGGAAAAAACACTTCAAGTGGTTCATGAGGGGCTTGATTATTTGTACCAGGAGATCGACAAAATGGGGTTGCGATACTTCCCCACGCAAGCGAATTTCTTCCTGATCGATGTCGGTCAGGATGCGGCTGTGGTGTTTGAAAAGATGCTTCGGCAAGGCGTAATCGTCCGTTCAATGGTATCGTACGGGTTTCCGCAGTATATTCGAATCAATGCGGGGCTGCCCGTTGAAAACCGGCGATTTATTCAGGCGTTGAAAGCCGTTCTGTAACGGTCTCTTCTTTGTCTGAAGAGAGGCGAAAGAGGCGTATGATGAAATCCGTGGTCGTGACGATTGACGGGCCGGCCGGCGCAGGCAAAACGACTGTCAGCCGGCAATTGGCCGAAGCGCTCCAATACCGATATGTGGATACCGGTTCGCTCTATCGTGCCGTGGCATTCTCGGCGCTTGAGGCCGGTATTTCGCCGACAGATGATGAAGGGCTTAAAGGCCTCTGCCAAAACCTTAACTTGAATTATACCATTGCAAATGGCGGCAGCCGATTGATTTTAAACGGCACTGATATCACGGATAAAATAAGAACCCCTGAAATTTCAATGGCGGCCTCGGCGGTATCCGCAAGGCCGGTTGTACGGGAATTTTTGTTGGATATTCAAAAACGAATGGGTCGGGACAAAGCCGCCGTATTTGAAGGGCGGGACATGGGAACCGTTGTTTTCCCGAATGCCGAAGTCAAATTTTTTCTGGATGCGTCCCCCAAAATTCGGGCCTTGCGACGATATCGGGAACTGGAAGGCAAGGGGGAACAGTCCTTGCAGGATGTTGAAAGAGAAATGGCCCGCCGGGATGAAAACGACAGCACGCGTGCGCTGGCACCGTTGAAACCGGCTGAAGATGCGATATATGTCGATTCCAGTGACATTCCGGTCGCCCAAGTCGTCGCAACAATGAAACGAATCGTGGAAACCCGCATTAACACTTCGACTGAATAGATTTCAGCGTCTATGGAAAAAACCGTTGTGTTTTGATGCAACTGTTGTTATGTTGCCCGGATTATATGGCGAATAGATAGCCGCCATAAATAATAGGCAAGGGGGATTTTTTTTCATGTCAGAAGAAACTAAGAACGAGCAAAACGAAGCAATGGATCCGGAAGTCACATCAACGCCTCAGGACGCACCTGGCGTTTCGGCAATAGCCGCCGAAGCCCAAACGGAAGATTCTTTGGACGATGATCTGTCCGAAGAGGACGAGATGGACCGAGAAGGTATGGAAAACCTGATCGATCTGTACGAGGAGAGTTTTAAACGATTTGCCGAGGGAGAAGTCGTTAAAGGCAAAATCATCTCCGTAGACAAGGATTTCGTGCTGGTCGATATCGGATACAAGTCCGAGGGACAGATTCGAATCGGCGAGTTTATCGATGAAGACGGCAACATTGTCGCCAAGGTCGGCGATGCAGTGGAGGTCATGGTGGAATGGTGGGACGATGAAGAGGAAGTGGTCGTCCTGTCCAAAGAAAAAGCTGTTAAGGTCAAAGTCTGGGAAGAGATTAAGAAAGCCCATGATGATGACGGCATCGTGGAAGGTACCATCGTCAGCCGCGTCAAGGGCGGTTTTTCAGTGGATATCGGCGTTCAGGCGTTTCTGCCGGGTTCTCAGGCCGATCTGCGACCCATTCGCAACCTTGATGAGATGGTCGGTCAGACCCTTAAGTTCAAAATTCTCAAATATAACCGAAAAAGAAGCAATATCGTCTTATCGCGACGGGCCATTTTGGAGCAGGAGCGTGAGACGGCTCGTTCAGCGACCTTATCTTCTATTACCGAAGGAAAGGTTGTGGACGGCATTGTTAAAAATATAACCGAGTACGGTGTGTTTGTCGATCTGGGCGGCGTGGATGGCCTGCTGCATATTACCGACATTTCATGGGGCCGCGTCAAACACCCCTCTGAAATGTTTACGGTGGGCGACAAGATACAGGTAAAGGTCTTGACCCTGGATCTGGAGCGCGAGCGGGTGTCATTGGGGATGAAACAATTGACGCCGGATCCATGGACAACAGCGGCCGGCAAATACCCGGTCGGTGCCAAAATCACGGGCAAGGTGGTGAGCCTGACCGATTATGGTGCCTTTGTGGAGCTTGAAGAAGGAATAGAGGGCCTCATTCATATTTCCGAAATGTCCTGGACGCGCAAAATCCGACATCCTTCCAAGGTGGTCAGCGTTGGCGACGAAGTCGAGGCGGTTGTGCTTGATTTGAAACCGGAAAACAGGCGCATTTCTCTTGGGATGAAACAAACCGTTCCCAATCCCTGGGATGTCATCAGCGAGAAGTATCCGCTGGGCACCATTCTTGAAGGAAAAATTAAAAATATCACCGATTTCGGTCTTTTTATCGGTATTGATGAGGGCATTGACGGGTTGGTGCATATTTCCGATATCTCCTGGACCAAGCGAATTAAACATCCTTCCGAGGTTTATAAAAAGGGGGATACGGTTCGGGCCAAGGTGCTGGACATTGATAAGGAGAACGAACGCTTCTCTCTCGGTATCAAACAGTTGGCCGATGATCCGTGGAAAACAGTGGCCGAGCGCTATAAGGTCGGTAAAGAGATTACGGGAACGGTAACCAACGTTACGGATTTCGGTGTGTTTATCGAGCTGGAAGAGGGGATCGAAGGGCTGGTGCATGTTTCCGAGATCAGCAAGGAGAAAGTCAAGTCTCCGGCCGAACAGTTCAAGGTTAGTGATGTGATTACCGCAAGGGTAATGAACATCAACAGTGAAGAGCGCCGGATCGGTCTGTCCATTAAGGCCATGGAAATGGCGGATGATCAGAGTATTCTGAGTGACTATGTCAGCAACATGAGACCCGCCACATCCTCGTTCGGTGAATTGCTCCGCGAAAACCTTCAAGAAAAATTAGGTGAAAAGCAGTCTTAAAGAAACGAACACCGGCCGGTTATATTATTAACCGGCCGGTATTATTTCCCGTCCGTCACCGAACAGCTCTTTTATCAATATAACTGCAAGCGTACAAAGTTACACCAAACTGAATCTATTTTGTTGCATCTCTTCGTGCCCTTGTGGTGAAAATAATATTTTTTATTTACTTATCAATTAGTAGCGTCGGCAAAGGGACATTCGAATGTTTTCCAGAAGACACCCCTATTTATTTTTTCTGCTAATGATCAGCACTATTTCTGGCGTGAGTATGGTTCTGATTTTCTTTTTTATCTTTATCGGCGTCGGCGGCGTCGGCATTACCAACCTTTCTACCATAAGGGGTGAGAAAGTCGGTGTTGTTGAGATCACCGGCGCCATTATCGACTCAAAGGAAACGCTTCGCCAAATCAAGCAATTTCGTGAAGATGATACGATCAAAGCGATTGTGATCAGAATCAATTCCCCCGGAGGGGGTGTCGGCCCTTCTCAGGAAATTTTCAGAGAGATTCGGAAAACGATTCCCCTAAAGAAGATAATCGCTTCCATGGGATCCGTGGCGGCTTCGGGCGGATATTATATTGCTGCAGGTACAAACGGTATCATGGCAAACCCCGGAACGATTACGGGCAGTATTGGTGTGATCATCGGGTATACCAATTTTGAAACCCTGTTTCAGAAAATTGGCCTTTCGCCGGTGGTGATCAAAAGCGGCGAGTTTAAAGACATCGCATCACCGGTGCGCCCAATGACGGAAAAAGAGAAAGAATTGCTTCAGGAGTTTGTCAATAAAACAAGATACCAGTTTGTTCGGGATGTATCCGAAGGCAGGGGACGGCCCACGGCTGAGATCGAGCCTTTGGCGGATGGCCGAATTTTTTCGGGCGAGGAAGCAAAAGCCAACGGCCTGGTGGATCAGATGGGGAATCTGGAAGATGCCATTGAGTGGGCCGGCCGGTTGGGGGGCATCACCGGCAGGGTCGTTCCGGTTTATGCGCAGCGTGAGCAGTTATCTCTTATCCAATATCTCACCGATTCCATGGTGCATCGGTTGACGCGTCAATTGACAAATCCTTCCATGGAAGCGGCCTATCTCTATCGTCCCGGATCATAGCCAGCGTAGACTTTTTATTGGCAACAAGCGCGAAAAAGCGTGCCTTACCGGAAAAGTTCGTTGGCTGCCCAGCAGTCCAGCCGCCAAGCAGCCCAGCTTCCGGCTTCGCCGGATTAAGAGAACATGCTGATATCGCCGGCGCCTTCGCGGAGAATTTCCGGTTCATCATCTATCAGGGAAATTACGCTGGACTGAACGCCCGGCACGGGGCCGCCGTCGATGACGGCGTCTATGCGGTGACCGAGGTGTTCGTTGATCAGCCATGGTTCATTTAGCAGGTCGCCGTTGGGAAGCGTGACGCTGGTGGAAATGATCGGGTTGCCGAGCGCTCGGGTGAGTGCCTGGCAAATAGCGTGATTGGGCACACGGATCCCCGCGGTTTTTCGCTTGGTCAGCATCATTTTCGGCACCAGTTTGGAGCCTTCGAGAATAAAGGTATAGGGACCGGGCAACAATCGCCGCATGGTCTTGTAAGCATAATTGGTTACTTTGGCATACAGGCTGATATGGGTCAGGTCCGAGCAGATGAAACTGAACGGTTTTTTCTTGTCGCGTTGTTTTAAGGCATAAATCGTTTCGATCGCTTTTTTGTTTAAAATATCACAGCCGATGCCATAATGGGTATCGGTTGGATAGGCAATAATCCCCCCCTCTTTCATCAAGGTGATAACTTGATGAATGAGACGCTGTTGGGGATTTTGCGGATTAATATTGATCAGCATGGGTACCTGTGAAAAACAGTTATTCTTTAAACCGGCCAACCCGGAATGAGAATGGAGAAAAGGAAATTCGTTTGTATTAGGGTACGCCTTGGTTGTCAAGAAAGTTGAGGCGAAATAAAAGATTGCGAAAGGCGGTTTCATTTGTTATTGGGGCTGCAA is a window encoding:
- a CDS encoding 3'(2'),5'-bisphosphate nucleotidase CysQ encodes the protein MEHLLLRALIAAIRAGKATLEVYRTDFSVAHKSDDSPLTLADQRSHEIITDLLSPLRIPILSEEGRNIPFEERKTWEKFWLIDPLDGTKEFVKKNDEFTVNIALIENQVPVMGIICVPVLGITYFAETDIGAFMLEDPVMTERIAFADMGHNGIRLMDVLAASARLPLPQSTTAPYTIVGSRSHSTPELEAFVDKKRREYDQVTFIPAGSSLKFCRIAEGRAAIYPRLGPTMEWDTAAGQAIAACAGARVVRHDTGTPLVYNKENLLNPWFIVER
- a CDS encoding bifunctional sulfate adenylyltransferase/adenylylsulfate kinase; this translates as MKGPEPMVPYGKSLVNLIVDETRQTLLKEISLNLPEISLNERQLCDLELLATGAFSPLKGFMTSADYESVLDRMRLQDNTLWPIPICLDISQITAKRLEVGQSLALRDMEGFLLAIMHIEDIWPVDHPKEAVQVFGTQDPSHPGVHYLLNRTGDYYVGGAVEVISLPLHADFKQLRQTPGEIRQMYQKLEWNRVVGFTTRNPIHRPQFEMTLEAMRKAKANLLLLPIAGVSKPGDFDHFTRVRCYREVGRHYPPNSHLLNLLPLATRMAGPKTALLHAIIAKNYGCTHFIVGRDHAGPGTDKEGRSFYPLDAAPKMADQHSEEIGITIIAFDEMVYLPFEDEYRQVDRISPGTQTISLNGSQIRDRIRSGRHVPEWATFPEVINELLNAYPPPRKQGVTIFLTGLSGAGKSTIAKVLFSRFLEIGDRPVTLLDGDIVRRNLSRELSFSKEHRDINVRRIGFVASEITKNRGIAICAPIAPYATTRNEIRKTIEAYGGFIEVHVATPIAECETRDRKGMYAKARAGLIKGFTGVDDPYEAPESPEVVIDTTHLTPDEAAQEVLLVMGQKGYI
- a CDS encoding cobalamin biosynthesis protein CbiA, with the protein product MEIGLKGVVVIVGGYGSGKTEVAINLAVNQKRRGAKVRVADLDLVNFYFRTREAKHYLADLGIDLVLPPKQYMNADLPILAPEVAGMIRHPAELTLLDVGGDDAGATVLASLADAFSGRPYRMLQVVNPFRPNTATMAGCLKIQKEIEAASGMTIDGIIGNANLIDETTHEVVQQGYVFVSALSDHTGLPLEFITASTDLLPQLDTASFGCPILAIDRRLSMPWTKKQMD
- the hisC gene encoding histidinol-phosphate transaminase, with protein sequence MNKNEEQGASRFLNLRVPSHIAAIKPYEPGKPLDELEREYGISDSVKLASNENPLGPSPLAVNAMEKAMGNLHRYPDGAAYLLNEKLAGHLDVPRNAIVLGNGSDEIIGMLTRALLQSGDEAVLPKPSFLMYDIMIRCADAKPIYVPLNGLAIDLDRMAEAITSKTRLIFVNNPNNPTGTIVTQNEFEAFLKKVPEGVVVVMDEAYIEFARDERCASGLDYLDGPVPVVTLRTFSKAYGLAGLRVGYGVMPVPLQDLLNRVRQPFNVSSLAQIAAVHALDDTAFLEKTLQVVHEGLDYLYQEIDKMGLRYFPTQANFFLIDVGQDAAVVFEKMLRQGVIVRSMVSYGFPQYIRINAGLPVENRRFIQALKAVL
- the cmk gene encoding (d)CMP kinase; the protein is MMKSVVVTIDGPAGAGKTTVSRQLAEALQYRYVDTGSLYRAVAFSALEAGISPTDDEGLKGLCQNLNLNYTIANGGSRLILNGTDITDKIRTPEISMAASAVSARPVVREFLLDIQKRMGRDKAAVFEGRDMGTVVFPNAEVKFFLDASPKIRALRRYRELEGKGEQSLQDVEREMARRDENDSTRALAPLKPAEDAIYVDSSDIPVAQVVATMKRIVETRINTSTE
- a CDS encoding 30S ribosomal protein S1; this translates as MSEETKNEQNEAMDPEVTSTPQDAPGVSAIAAEAQTEDSLDDDLSEEDEMDREGMENLIDLYEESFKRFAEGEVVKGKIISVDKDFVLVDIGYKSEGQIRIGEFIDEDGNIVAKVGDAVEVMVEWWDDEEEVVVLSKEKAVKVKVWEEIKKAHDDDGIVEGTIVSRVKGGFSVDIGVQAFLPGSQADLRPIRNLDEMVGQTLKFKILKYNRKRSNIVLSRRAILEQERETARSATLSSITEGKVVDGIVKNITEYGVFVDLGGVDGLLHITDISWGRVKHPSEMFTVGDKIQVKVLTLDLERERVSLGMKQLTPDPWTTAAGKYPVGAKITGKVVSLTDYGAFVELEEGIEGLIHISEMSWTRKIRHPSKVVSVGDEVEAVVLDLKPENRRISLGMKQTVPNPWDVISEKYPLGTILEGKIKNITDFGLFIGIDEGIDGLVHISDISWTKRIKHPSEVYKKGDTVRAKVLDIDKENERFSLGIKQLADDPWKTVAERYKVGKEITGTVTNVTDFGVFIELEEGIEGLVHVSEISKEKVKSPAEQFKVSDVITARVMNINSEERRIGLSIKAMEMADDQSILSDYVSNMRPATSSFGELLRENLQEKLGEKQS
- the sppA gene encoding signal peptide peptidase SppA is translated as MFSRRHPYLFFLLMISTISGVSMVLIFFFIFIGVGGVGITNLSTIRGEKVGVVEITGAIIDSKETLRQIKQFREDDTIKAIVIRINSPGGGVGPSQEIFREIRKTIPLKKIIASMGSVAASGGYYIAAGTNGIMANPGTITGSIGVIIGYTNFETLFQKIGLSPVVIKSGEFKDIASPVRPMTEKEKELLQEFVNKTRYQFVRDVSEGRGRPTAEIEPLADGRIFSGEEAKANGLVDQMGNLEDAIEWAGRLGGITGRVVPVYAQREQLSLIQYLTDSMVHRLTRQLTNPSMEAAYLYRPGS
- a CDS encoding L-threonylcarbamoyladenylate synthase; protein product: MLININPQNPQQRLIHQVITLMKEGGIIAYPTDTHYGIGCDILNKKAIETIYALKQRDKKKPFSFICSDLTHISLYAKVTNYAYKTMRRLLPGPYTFILEGSKLVPKMMLTKRKTAGIRVPNHAICQALTRALGNPIISTSVTLPNGDLLNEPWLINEHLGHRIDAVIDGGPVPGVQSSVISLIDDEPEILREGAGDISMFS